A genomic segment from Lineus longissimus chromosome 15, tnLinLong1.2, whole genome shotgun sequence encodes:
- the LOC135499315 gene encoding mitogen-activated protein kinase kinase kinase 2-like isoform X1, whose protein sequence is MDQDPEISEVLNDIKQNLAKGLRQSARNKKQNATSPAGPVTNELRVKCEYQEEKRIIQIQSPIRYSDLLNKIKQYYGSALCIHYPISDGECYIPIRNQDELEQAISLWERSEYKRSLRVKLSREEDGLDGGIQSIQAKDLFKGNGNGETSRPQGGEAKGSSPTKQSTPGRYSPPPGTISPKEIRNLQHSSSFSSSTGGGEFIPEEVAEDACGVGPYPVTSPDGSLASSRTSLDSSYLTSTSSIDTYPFRGKGGRRSVASDTTYEEMMAQERDYPKGGTYPSRYRNTTAPEKEGRKTFPFRHRGPEMENRYGHHFGGAGSERSLSTSSSSSGLAHDLDSPDQGRRRRESKHTTPRAPTNWKKGRLLGAGAFGQVFLCYDADTGRELAVKQVVVSAINAEISKEMRALEAEIQLLKNLQHDRIVQYYGSFQDDKILSIFMEYMPGGSVKDELRNYGALTEKVTRKYTAQILHGVIYLHQHMIVHRDVKCANILRDSIGNIKLADFGASKRLHTICPSMGLKSVTGTPYYMSPEVINGDGYGRKADVWSVGCTVVEMLTKAPPWAEFEGMAAIFKIAMSDHPKYELPGHVTPVAVDFLKLTFKKSPSERPTAEDLYRHEFCTEQL, encoded by the exons ATGG ATCAAGATCCAGAGATTTCTGAGGTCTTGAACGACATCAAGCAGAACTTGGCAAAAGGACTGCGGCAATCTGCGCGCAATAAAAAACAGAATGCGACAAGTCCGGCTGGTCCGGTGACCAATGAACTTCGGGTGAAATGTGAATATCAGGAAGAAAAACG GATCATCCAGATTCAGTCTCCCATTCGCTACAGTGATCTCCTCAATAAAATCAAGCAGTATTATGGTTCGGCGTTGTGTATACACTACCCCATATCAGATGGTGAA TGCTACATTCCAATACGAAATCAGGATGAGTTAGAACAAGCAATATCACTATGGGAGCGCAGCGAGTACAAGCGTAGCCTCCGGGTTAAGCTCAGCCGGGAAGAGGACGGCCTAGATGGGGGCATCCAGTCAATCCAGGCCAAGGATCTCTTCAAAGGCAAT ggaaatgGGGAAACGTCTCGGCCTCAAGGTGGTGAAGCAAAAGGCAGCAGTCCGACGAAACAGAGCACGCCCGGCCGATACTCGCCACCCCCTGGGACCATATCACCGAAAGAAATACGCAATTTGCAGCACAGTAGTTCGTTCTCTTCATCAACAGGGGGCGGCGAGTTCATACCGGAGGAGGTCGCGGAGGATGCGTGTGGCGTCGGCCCATATCCGGTGACAAGTCCGGACGGCTCGTTAGCAAGTAGTCGCACCTCCCTTGATAGTAGTTATCTCACTAGTACAAGCAGCAT AGACACATATCCATTCCGAGGAAAGGGCGGCCGGCGGAGTGTGGCATCAGACACAACGTATGAAGAGATGATGG CCCAAGAACGAGACTATCCCAAGGGTGGCACCTATCCCTCTCGGTACAGAAATACAACAGCACCCGAAAAGGAGGGCCGGAAAACATTCCCGTTTCGTCACAGAGGACCCGAAATGGAGAACCGCTACGGCCATCACTTCGGTGGTGCGGGCAGCGAGAGGTCACTGAGCacgagcagcagcagcagtggtTTGGCGCATGATCTGGATTCGCCAGATCAGGGTCGGCGCCGCCGGGAAAGTAAGCACACAA CTCCGCGTGCCCCGACCAACTGGAAGAAAGGCCGGTTATTAGGTGCTGGTGCGTTCGGTCAGGTATTCCTGTGTTATGACGCCGACACAGGAAGAGAGCTGGCCGTGAAACAAGTTGTGGTCAGCGCTATAAATGCTGAAATCTCAAAG gaaatgcgAGCCTTGGAGGCCGAAATCCAACTCTTGAAGAATCTTCAACATGATCGTATAGTACAGTATTATGGATCCTTCCAAGACGACAAAATTTTATCCATTTTCATGGAATATATGCCTGGG GGCTCGGTGAAAGATGAATTACGTAACTATGGTGCTCTGACTGAGAAAGTCACTCGGAAATACACTGCCCAAATTCTGCATGGTGTGATCTACCTACATCAACATATGATTGTACACAGGGATGTAAAAT GTGCGAATATCCTTCGCGATTCAATCGGAAACATCAAACTTGCAGACTTTGGAGCTTCAAAACGCCTCCACACGATCTGTCCATCGATGGGCCTCAAGTCGGTCACTGGGACGCCGTACTATATGTCTCCTGAGGTCATCAACGGAGATGGCTACGGAAGGAAGGCTGACGTGTG GAGTGTAGGCTGTACAGTCGTGGAAATGTTGACGAAAGCACCGCCATGGGCCGAGTTCGAGGGAAtggccgccattttcaaaatagctATGTCTGATCATCCAAAATACGAGCTGCCAGGTCATGTGACACCCGTGGCTGTAGACTTTCTAAAATTAACATTTAAAAAATCACCGTCAGAACGACCGACTGCCGAGGACTTATATCGGCATGAATTCTGTACGGAGCAGCTGTAG
- the LOC135499315 gene encoding mitogen-activated protein kinase kinase kinase 2-like isoform X2 — protein MDQDPEISEVLNDIKQNLAKGLRQSARNKKQNATSPAGPVTNELRVKCEYQEEKRIIQIQSPIRYSDLLNKIKQYYGSALCIHYPISDGECYIPIRNQDELEQAISLWERSEYKRSLRVKLSREEDGLDGGIQSIQAKDLFKGNGNGETSRPQGGEAKGSSPTKQSTPGRYSPPPGTISPKEIRNLQHSSSFSSSTGGGEFIPEEVAEDACGVGPYPVTSPDGSLASSRTSLDSSYLTSTSSIDTYPFRGKGGRRSVASDTTYEEMMAQERDYPKGGTYPSRYRNTTAPEKEGRKTFPFRHRGPEMENRYGHHFGGAGSERSLSTSSSSSGLAHDLDSPDQGRRRRETPRAPTNWKKGRLLGAGAFGQVFLCYDADTGRELAVKQVVVSAINAEISKEMRALEAEIQLLKNLQHDRIVQYYGSFQDDKILSIFMEYMPGGSVKDELRNYGALTEKVTRKYTAQILHGVIYLHQHMIVHRDVKCANILRDSIGNIKLADFGASKRLHTICPSMGLKSVTGTPYYMSPEVINGDGYGRKADVWSVGCTVVEMLTKAPPWAEFEGMAAIFKIAMSDHPKYELPGHVTPVAVDFLKLTFKKSPSERPTAEDLYRHEFCTEQL, from the exons ATGG ATCAAGATCCAGAGATTTCTGAGGTCTTGAACGACATCAAGCAGAACTTGGCAAAAGGACTGCGGCAATCTGCGCGCAATAAAAAACAGAATGCGACAAGTCCGGCTGGTCCGGTGACCAATGAACTTCGGGTGAAATGTGAATATCAGGAAGAAAAACG GATCATCCAGATTCAGTCTCCCATTCGCTACAGTGATCTCCTCAATAAAATCAAGCAGTATTATGGTTCGGCGTTGTGTATACACTACCCCATATCAGATGGTGAA TGCTACATTCCAATACGAAATCAGGATGAGTTAGAACAAGCAATATCACTATGGGAGCGCAGCGAGTACAAGCGTAGCCTCCGGGTTAAGCTCAGCCGGGAAGAGGACGGCCTAGATGGGGGCATCCAGTCAATCCAGGCCAAGGATCTCTTCAAAGGCAAT ggaaatgGGGAAACGTCTCGGCCTCAAGGTGGTGAAGCAAAAGGCAGCAGTCCGACGAAACAGAGCACGCCCGGCCGATACTCGCCACCCCCTGGGACCATATCACCGAAAGAAATACGCAATTTGCAGCACAGTAGTTCGTTCTCTTCATCAACAGGGGGCGGCGAGTTCATACCGGAGGAGGTCGCGGAGGATGCGTGTGGCGTCGGCCCATATCCGGTGACAAGTCCGGACGGCTCGTTAGCAAGTAGTCGCACCTCCCTTGATAGTAGTTATCTCACTAGTACAAGCAGCAT AGACACATATCCATTCCGAGGAAAGGGCGGCCGGCGGAGTGTGGCATCAGACACAACGTATGAAGAGATGATGG CCCAAGAACGAGACTATCCCAAGGGTGGCACCTATCCCTCTCGGTACAGAAATACAACAGCACCCGAAAAGGAGGGCCGGAAAACATTCCCGTTTCGTCACAGAGGACCCGAAATGGAGAACCGCTACGGCCATCACTTCGGTGGTGCGGGCAGCGAGAGGTCACTGAGCacgagcagcagcagcagtggtTTGGCGCATGATCTGGATTCGCCAGATCAGGGTCGGCGCCGCCGGGAAA CTCCGCGTGCCCCGACCAACTGGAAGAAAGGCCGGTTATTAGGTGCTGGTGCGTTCGGTCAGGTATTCCTGTGTTATGACGCCGACACAGGAAGAGAGCTGGCCGTGAAACAAGTTGTGGTCAGCGCTATAAATGCTGAAATCTCAAAG gaaatgcgAGCCTTGGAGGCCGAAATCCAACTCTTGAAGAATCTTCAACATGATCGTATAGTACAGTATTATGGATCCTTCCAAGACGACAAAATTTTATCCATTTTCATGGAATATATGCCTGGG GGCTCGGTGAAAGATGAATTACGTAACTATGGTGCTCTGACTGAGAAAGTCACTCGGAAATACACTGCCCAAATTCTGCATGGTGTGATCTACCTACATCAACATATGATTGTACACAGGGATGTAAAAT GTGCGAATATCCTTCGCGATTCAATCGGAAACATCAAACTTGCAGACTTTGGAGCTTCAAAACGCCTCCACACGATCTGTCCATCGATGGGCCTCAAGTCGGTCACTGGGACGCCGTACTATATGTCTCCTGAGGTCATCAACGGAGATGGCTACGGAAGGAAGGCTGACGTGTG GAGTGTAGGCTGTACAGTCGTGGAAATGTTGACGAAAGCACCGCCATGGGCCGAGTTCGAGGGAAtggccgccattttcaaaatagctATGTCTGATCATCCAAAATACGAGCTGCCAGGTCATGTGACACCCGTGGCTGTAGACTTTCTAAAATTAACATTTAAAAAATCACCGTCAGAACGACCGACTGCCGAGGACTTATATCGGCATGAATTCTGTACGGAGCAGCTGTAG